The following are encoded together in the Nocardioides thalensis genome:
- a CDS encoding type II secretion system F family protein, with amino-acid sequence MADVRAVSVVEVRRAQRGTSKPLMVALLGLLAALLLASPAHAADEASVAHVESTGDGLNVLVSLPPGADVKMRGVTATLDGDALEATAEHAGTGAVVQRTAVLAIDTSSSMRKAGRFEAAKEAAATYLDAVPADVAVGIVTFDSDVTEALAPTTDRAAATTVIDDLELSKDTLLFDGVIAAVDAAGSDGQRSVLVLSDGADTGADTTVDDVTAAIADADVLVDVVSMGQRGDALDVLAQMTDAGDGEVITASGDALAETFAAEADVLASQVLVTAPLPDGFAATEATIEVTLPTAGGDLVASAFATIAASSTPADETLTVPETTTPTGIEVPSWALYVGIGVLGLGLFMFAFLLVPGKPRPLSIADRVAAYSTATRRPSSESAPEAAAADPVLDQAKAAAQGLLERHSGLNNRLMRRLGAAGSEFKPSEWLLVHAGVVIVAVLLGLLVGMGNLIVGLVFVLLGLVAPPLYLSLKVSRRRKAFDDALPEVLQLLAGALSAGLSLNQAVDTVVNEGPEPIASEFKRVLVEARIGVPVEDAFEGVAERFQSKDFAWAVMAIRIQRQVGGNLAELLKTVAGTMRERQFLRRHVRALSAEGRLSAYILCALPVVFLLYLFLTNRDFLDPLVNDPRGWAISGFGVVWMAIGTFTMFRMVKVEL; translated from the coding sequence GTGGCTGACGTGCGCGCCGTCTCGGTGGTTGAGGTGCGACGAGCGCAGCGAGGAACCTCGAAACCACTGATGGTCGCGCTCCTCGGCCTGCTCGCGGCTCTGCTCCTCGCCTCTCCCGCCCACGCGGCCGACGAGGCGTCGGTCGCCCACGTCGAGAGCACCGGCGACGGGCTCAACGTCCTCGTCAGCCTGCCGCCGGGCGCCGACGTGAAGATGCGCGGCGTCACCGCCACGCTCGACGGCGACGCCCTCGAGGCCACCGCAGAGCACGCCGGCACCGGTGCGGTCGTCCAGCGGACTGCCGTGCTCGCGATCGACACCAGCTCCTCCATGCGCAAGGCCGGCCGCTTCGAGGCGGCGAAGGAGGCGGCGGCGACGTACCTCGACGCCGTCCCGGCCGATGTCGCCGTCGGCATCGTCACGTTCGACAGCGACGTCACCGAGGCGCTCGCGCCCACCACCGACCGAGCGGCCGCGACCACGGTCATCGATGATCTCGAGCTGAGCAAGGACACGCTCCTCTTCGACGGCGTGATCGCTGCGGTCGACGCCGCGGGCAGCGACGGCCAGCGGTCCGTCCTCGTGCTGTCCGACGGCGCCGACACCGGCGCCGACACCACCGTGGACGACGTCACGGCCGCGATCGCCGACGCCGACGTGCTGGTCGACGTGGTCTCGATGGGTCAGCGCGGCGACGCGCTGGACGTGCTCGCGCAGATGACCGACGCCGGCGACGGCGAGGTCATCACGGCCTCCGGCGACGCGTTGGCCGAGACCTTCGCCGCCGAGGCAGACGTGCTCGCGAGCCAGGTGCTGGTCACCGCGCCGCTGCCGGACGGCTTCGCTGCGACCGAGGCGACGATCGAGGTCACCCTGCCGACCGCCGGAGGCGACCTGGTCGCCTCCGCGTTCGCGACGATCGCCGCGTCATCGACTCCCGCCGACGAGACGCTGACCGTGCCAGAGACCACCACCCCGACAGGCATCGAGGTCCCCTCCTGGGCGCTCTACGTCGGCATCGGAGTGCTCGGCCTCGGTCTTTTCATGTTCGCGTTCCTGCTGGTGCCGGGTAAGCCCCGGCCGCTGAGCATCGCCGACCGGGTCGCCGCCTACAGCACCGCGACGCGTCGGCCCTCCTCCGAGTCCGCGCCCGAAGCGGCAGCCGCGGATCCGGTCCTCGACCAGGCGAAGGCCGCGGCTCAGGGCCTGCTCGAACGCCACAGCGGACTCAACAACCGGCTGATGCGGCGCCTGGGAGCCGCGGGCAGCGAGTTCAAGCCCTCGGAGTGGCTGCTCGTGCATGCAGGTGTCGTGATCGTCGCGGTGCTCCTTGGCCTCCTTGTGGGCATGGGGAACCTCATCGTCGGCCTGGTCTTCGTCCTGCTGGGCCTCGTCGCTCCCCCGCTCTATCTGAGCTTGAAGGTGAGTCGTCGCAGGAAGGCGTTCGACGATGCGTTGCCGGAGGTGCTCCAACTGCTCGCTGGCGCGCTCAGCGCGGGCCTGTCGCTCAACCAGGCCGTCGACACCGTCGTCAACGAGGGCCCTGAGCCGATCGCCTCCGAGTTCAAGCGGGTCCTCGTCGAGGCCCGCATCGGGGTTCCGGTCGAGGACGCGTTCGAGGGGGTTGCGGAGCGATTCCAGAGCAAGGACTTCGCCTGGGCCGTGATGGCCATCCGGATCCAGCGCCAGGTCGGCGGCAATCTCGCGGAGCTGCTCAAGACGGTCGCCGGGACCATGCGGGAGCGGCAGTTCCTCCGCCGTCACGTGCGTGCCCTCTCGGCCGAAGGACGCTTGTCGGCCTACATCCTTTGCGCATTGCCCGTCGTGTTCCTGCTTTACCTCTTCCTGACCAACCGTGACTTCCTCGACCCGCTCGTCAACGATCCGCGCGGCTGGGCGATAAGCGGCTTCGGCGTTGTGTGGATGGCTATCGGTACGTTCACGATGTTCCGAATGGTGAAGGTGGAACTCTGA
- a CDS encoding type II secretion system F family protein, which produces MLLILAFVLLLAALAALGAALTKDEAPTGVARALAALERQGTGAGRDLTEQADPPFGERIVEPLQRKALAFGRRITGADKAERIRHRLDLAGNPRDWSVDRVVALKVIAGVALPAVFMTYGLLLGLSLRSELLLALAGVAIGFFAPDLYLYQCAAKRADQIRKSLADAVDLLTISVEAGLGFDAAVQQVARNTNGPLAEEFARVLREMQLGKGRADALRGMSDRTNVEDVHTFVGAMVQADAFGISIGEVLRVQSNEMRLKRRQYAEEKAQQVPVKIMIPLILFILPCLFVVVMGPAVLSAIDAFTGS; this is translated from the coding sequence ATGCTGCTCATCCTGGCCTTCGTGCTGCTGCTCGCGGCCCTTGCAGCTCTCGGCGCCGCGCTCACCAAGGACGAGGCACCGACGGGCGTCGCTCGCGCACTTGCCGCGTTGGAGCGGCAGGGCACCGGCGCCGGCCGGGATCTCACCGAACAGGCGGACCCTCCCTTCGGCGAACGGATCGTCGAGCCCTTGCAGCGCAAGGCCCTCGCCTTCGGCCGGCGCATCACGGGCGCCGACAAGGCCGAGCGGATCCGGCATCGGCTCGACCTCGCGGGCAACCCACGAGATTGGTCTGTGGACCGCGTGGTCGCGCTCAAGGTCATCGCCGGAGTCGCCCTGCCTGCGGTCTTCATGACGTACGGCCTCCTGCTCGGGCTATCGCTGCGCTCGGAGCTCCTATTGGCACTCGCAGGGGTCGCGATCGGGTTCTTCGCGCCCGACCTTTACCTTTACCAGTGCGCCGCGAAGCGCGCCGACCAGATCCGCAAGTCGCTCGCGGACGCCGTCGACCTTCTCACGATCAGCGTGGAAGCCGGCCTCGGCTTCGATGCGGCGGTCCAACAGGTCGCCCGCAACACCAACGGCCCCCTCGCGGAGGAATTCGCTCGAGTCCTCCGGGAGATGCAGCTCGGCAAGGGTCGCGCCGACGCGTTGCGCGGAATGAGCGACCGCACCAACGTCGAGGACGTGCACACCTTCGTCGGCGCGATGGTGCAGGCGGACGCCTTCGGCATCTCCATCGGCGAGGTGTTGCGCGTGCAGTCGAACGAGATGCGGCTCAAGCGGAGGCAGTACGCTGAGGAGAAAGCCCAGCAGGTGCCGGTCAAGATCATGATCCCGCTGATCCTCTTCATCCTCCCCTGCCTCTTTGTGGTGGTGATGGGGCCAGCGGTGCTCAGCGCGATCGACGCCTTCACCGGCAGTTAG
- a CDS encoding sensor histidine kinase: MPNSQIYAVVGFARLFALVAIGAPSLWYRESGTLIGLAVVGGIWVYQSATAIRRELELSLSPATEAAAIGIVCGVGIREPALLAALVVPPLYATAVQGYRLMVRAVVIEFIAVVSLAVMWHQVLSGEEGVSIFIWVMAGVGLSLIAGVTFSGDRIGDPLEPYREAQHLLKQLLDLSGSLSSGLDVSALGGAMLSEISDQVPNRGLVLYVPRGDTLTPVASTVELSAGDAAACATLAGDARAREQALQVGQGFAFLASDQAIIAGLLPADGTTVPDLQGLTKRVTADAVKLDAALLFTQFRDTATADERQRLAREMHDGVAQDIASLGYLIDAIAARPADDKQAKALSMLRDRVSKIVAEVRRSVMNLRTSIGENESLGAAISAIARHQSEASGIPIRVRLDEQPQRLRPEVEAELFRITQEALNNAVKHSRATSIDVRCQVYPPEARITVSDDGVGLQHARDDSHGLKIMSERARMIGADLVVRDNASRGLTVSVALRSPRVQGGPAPSAAPKIEESR; encoded by the coding sequence ATGCCCAACAGCCAGATCTACGCCGTCGTCGGCTTCGCGCGGCTGTTCGCCCTGGTCGCTATCGGTGCACCGAGTCTCTGGTACCGGGAGTCGGGCACGCTGATCGGGCTCGCCGTCGTCGGCGGCATCTGGGTCTACCAGAGCGCGACCGCCATCAGGCGGGAGCTCGAGCTCTCCTTGTCACCGGCGACCGAGGCGGCGGCGATCGGAATCGTGTGCGGCGTCGGCATCAGGGAGCCGGCGCTGCTCGCCGCGCTCGTCGTGCCACCCCTTTACGCAACAGCGGTCCAGGGTTATCGCCTGATGGTCCGCGCCGTGGTCATCGAGTTCATCGCGGTGGTCTCGCTCGCGGTGATGTGGCACCAGGTGCTGTCGGGCGAGGAGGGTGTGTCGATCTTCATCTGGGTGATGGCGGGCGTGGGACTGAGCCTGATCGCCGGCGTGACCTTCTCCGGTGACCGGATCGGCGACCCGCTCGAGCCCTACCGCGAGGCTCAGCACCTGCTCAAGCAATTGCTCGACCTGTCCGGCAGCCTCAGCTCGGGACTGGACGTGTCTGCGCTCGGTGGAGCGATGCTGAGCGAGATCAGCGACCAGGTGCCCAACCGGGGGCTCGTCCTCTACGTGCCGCGCGGCGACACGCTGACACCGGTCGCATCCACCGTCGAGCTGTCCGCAGGCGACGCGGCTGCGTGCGCGACGCTCGCCGGAGACGCCCGGGCGAGAGAGCAGGCGCTCCAGGTCGGCCAGGGCTTCGCGTTCCTCGCCAGTGACCAAGCGATCATCGCCGGACTGTTGCCCGCCGACGGTACGACGGTCCCCGACCTGCAAGGCCTCACCAAGCGCGTCACGGCAGACGCCGTCAAGCTCGACGCCGCGCTGCTCTTCACCCAGTTCCGTGACACCGCGACCGCCGACGAGCGGCAGCGGCTCGCGCGGGAGATGCACGACGGGGTCGCCCAGGACATCGCCTCGCTCGGGTACCTGATCGACGCGATCGCCGCCCGTCCCGCCGACGACAAACAGGCCAAGGCGCTCAGCATGCTGCGCGACCGGGTGTCCAAGATCGTCGCCGAGGTGCGTCGCTCAGTGATGAACCTGCGCACCAGCATCGGCGAGAACGAGAGCCTGGGTGCGGCGATCTCAGCGATCGCGCGGCACCAGTCGGAGGCCTCTGGCATCCCGATCAGGGTCCGCTTGGACGAGCAACCCCAGCGTCTCCGACCCGAGGTCGAAGCGGAGCTGTTCCGGATCACCCAGGAGGCTCTCAACAACGCCGTCAAGCACTCCCGCGCGACGTCGATCGACGTTCGGTGCCAGGTCTACCCTCCCGAGGCCCGCATCACCGTCAGCGACGACGGCGTCGGCCTGCAGCACGCGCGGGACGACTCTCACGGGCTCAAGATCATGAGCGAGCGGGCGCGGATGATCGGTGCCGACCTCGTCGTGCGCGACAATGCCAGCCGGGGCCTGACCGTCTCGGTCGCGCTCCGTTCGCCCCGTGTCCAAGGCGGCCCGGCCCCCTCCGCCGCCCCGAAGATCGAGGAGTCTCGATGA
- a CDS encoding response regulator, which produces MTDSPLTVLLIDDHELIRDGLGAVIDLEDDLQIVGTAASVEEGIARYQELRPDVVITDLQMQDGTGLDVVRTVRKQDDKVGLVVLTMHAGDEQIFAAMQAGASGFVGKDAPSTEVIKTARHAAVSPKAFVCAGLVGAMMRRQSGESTALTEREHDVLLLLAEGLNAAAIGAKLYLSESTTKSHIARIYQKLGAANRAQALVTAMRIGLLSIVQPPAR; this is translated from the coding sequence ATGACCGACAGCCCCCTGACCGTCCTCCTGATCGACGACCACGAGCTGATCCGCGACGGGCTGGGTGCAGTCATCGACCTCGAGGACGACCTTCAGATCGTCGGCACGGCTGCATCGGTCGAAGAGGGAATCGCTCGCTACCAGGAGTTGCGTCCCGACGTCGTCATCACCGACCTCCAGATGCAGGACGGCACGGGTCTCGACGTCGTCCGCACCGTCCGCAAGCAGGACGACAAGGTCGGTCTGGTCGTGCTCACGATGCATGCCGGTGACGAACAGATCTTCGCCGCCATGCAGGCGGGTGCGTCGGGCTTCGTGGGCAAGGATGCACCCTCGACCGAGGTCATCAAGACCGCACGCCACGCTGCGGTCTCCCCCAAGGCCTTCGTCTGCGCCGGTCTCGTCGGCGCGATGATGCGGCGACAATCGGGCGAATCCACGGCCCTCACCGAACGGGAGCACGACGTGCTCCTGCTGCTCGCCGAGGGCCTCAACGCCGCCGCGATCGGTGCCAAGCTCTACTTGTCGGAGTCGACGACGAAGTCGCACATCGCACGCATCTACCAAAAGCTCGGGGCTGCCAACCGCGCGCAGGCGCTGGTTACCGCAATGCGGATCGGGCTGCTGTCGATCGTGCAACCTCCCGCCCGGTGA
- a CDS encoding Flp family type IVb pilin, with amino-acid sequence MIQYLSILLDAKFNKDEERGATAVEYGLLVALIAAVIIATVVLLGDSISDAFRDTSTAVDNPPAAPAD; translated from the coding sequence ATGATCCAGTACCTGAGCATCCTGCTCGACGCGAAGTTCAACAAGGACGAGGAGCGAGGCGCCACCGCCGTCGAGTACGGCCTCTTGGTCGCGCTGATCGCCGCCGTCATCATCGCCACGGTCGTCCTTCTCGGCGACTCCATCTCTGACGCCTTCCGCGACACGTCGACCGCCGTCGACAACCCGCCGGCTGCGCCCGCCGACTGA
- a CDS encoding M48 family metallopeptidase produces the protein MVGAAGFLLVAVWFVPWEPVAGGAPDPVSARSVFTAAQIERAEEFSSAARFWSWSSLAVSLLVACWLGFGRRGRALADRTRGPQWLRVVTVVALLALIGRLATLPFAIGYRRLALDAGLSTSSWGAWALDLVKGELVAIVSTSIALAVLLTCVRRWQRSWPAIAGALLAGFVVIGSFVYPVLVEPLFNTFTPLDDGRLRDQIVAVAEREGVEIDDVLVADASRRTTTLNAYVSGFGGTKRVVLYDNLVADDVPQGEVVSVVAHELAHAKHDDVVLGTALGALGALCAGGLLGVVTDLVRRRGRPDMGDVGAVPMVLALAALATVLVAPVQNGISRQIETRADVTALRSTDAPQPFVELQRRLAIRSLADPTPPALSQWWFGSHPTVLHRVATAEAVLGPLP, from the coding sequence ATGGTCGGCGCCGCCGGCTTCCTCCTCGTCGCGGTCTGGTTCGTCCCGTGGGAACCGGTTGCCGGAGGCGCGCCGGACCCGGTCTCCGCGAGGTCCGTGTTCACCGCGGCGCAGATCGAGCGAGCCGAGGAGTTCTCGTCCGCGGCACGGTTCTGGAGCTGGAGCTCGCTAGCGGTATCGCTGCTCGTCGCGTGCTGGCTCGGGTTCGGCAGGCGAGGACGCGCGTTGGCTGACCGTACCCGCGGACCTCAGTGGCTCCGTGTCGTGACCGTCGTTGCGCTTCTCGCGCTGATCGGCAGACTCGCGACGCTGCCGTTCGCGATCGGCTATCGGCGACTCGCGCTGGACGCCGGTTTGAGCACGTCGTCGTGGGGCGCGTGGGCACTCGACCTGGTCAAGGGCGAGCTAGTCGCGATCGTCTCGACGTCGATCGCGCTGGCCGTGCTGCTGACCTGCGTCCGGCGCTGGCAGCGGTCGTGGCCGGCGATCGCGGGTGCGCTGCTGGCGGGGTTCGTCGTGATCGGGTCGTTCGTCTACCCGGTGCTGGTCGAGCCGCTGTTCAACACCTTCACCCCGCTCGACGACGGGCGGTTGCGTGACCAGATCGTCGCTGTTGCGGAGCGGGAGGGCGTCGAGATCGACGATGTGCTCGTCGCCGACGCCTCGCGCCGGACGACGACACTCAATGCCTATGTGTCCGGCTTCGGCGGTACCAAGCGAGTGGTGCTCTACGACAACCTGGTCGCGGACGACGTGCCGCAGGGCGAGGTCGTTTCGGTGGTTGCCCACGAGCTCGCCCACGCGAAGCACGACGACGTCGTGCTGGGGACGGCGCTGGGGGCGCTGGGCGCGCTATGCGCGGGAGGCCTGTTGGGGGTGGTCACTGACTTGGTGCGGAGACGCGGGCGCCCCGACATGGGAGATGTCGGGGCGGTGCCGATGGTGCTCGCTCTCGCGGCGCTGGCGACCGTGCTGGTCGCGCCGGTTCAGAACGGGATCAGCCGGCAGATCGAGACCCGGGCCGACGTCACGGCCTTGCGGTCGACGGACGCCCCCCAGCCGTTCGTCGAGCTGCAGCGTCGTCTCGCTATCCGCTCCCTAGCCGACCCCACGCCGCCAGCGTTGTCGCAGTGGTGGTTCGGCTCGCACCCGACCGTGTTGCACCGCGTCGCGACAGCAGAAGCGGTGCTGGGGCCGTTGCCGTGA
- a CDS encoding C40 family peptidase produces MLSIPGSAQAEPDIDAVRDRVDRLYHEAEQASERYNDAKLELAELTDELESLESDEARQGDRLASVRSDVRDAVLQTYQGNDLGAAGDLLGADSGAFMNELTTMSTVNDLQDALLADYNDELKAYTIRREETERRRDQIADLEEQLAEEKKEIDAKAAEAEALLDELEAEEREALLSRDDGRLPSDVPASGRAKAAIEYAMAQRGDSYVWGAAGPDAFDCSGLTMMAWAQAGVSLPHSSSAQYGYGTHVAESDLQPGDLVFYYSPISHVGMYIGSGLIVHAANPGVGVVVSPLHYMPYVGATRPG; encoded by the coding sequence ATGCTCAGCATCCCCGGGTCCGCGCAGGCCGAGCCCGACATCGATGCCGTCCGCGACCGTGTCGACCGCCTCTACCACGAGGCAGAGCAGGCCTCCGAGCGCTACAACGACGCCAAGCTGGAGCTCGCGGAGCTCACCGACGAGCTCGAGTCGCTGGAGTCCGACGAGGCCCGGCAGGGTGACCGGCTGGCCAGCGTGCGCTCCGACGTCCGCGACGCCGTCCTCCAGACCTACCAGGGCAACGACCTCGGTGCCGCCGGTGACCTGCTCGGCGCCGACTCCGGCGCGTTCATGAACGAGCTCACGACCATGTCGACGGTCAACGACCTCCAGGACGCGCTGCTCGCCGACTACAACGACGAGCTCAAGGCCTACACGATCCGGCGCGAGGAGACCGAGCGGCGCCGCGACCAGATCGCGGACCTCGAGGAGCAGCTCGCGGAGGAGAAGAAGGAGATCGACGCCAAGGCCGCCGAGGCCGAGGCCCTCCTCGACGAGCTCGAGGCCGAGGAGCGGGAGGCGCTCCTGTCGCGCGACGACGGTCGACTCCCGTCCGACGTGCCGGCGTCGGGCCGCGCCAAGGCCGCGATCGAGTACGCGATGGCGCAGCGGGGTGACTCCTACGTGTGGGGCGCCGCCGGTCCCGACGCGTTCGACTGCTCGGGTCTGACGATGATGGCGTGGGCGCAGGCCGGCGTCTCGCTCCCGCACTCGTCCAGCGCGCAGTACGGCTATGGCACCCACGTCGCGGAGAGCGACCTCCAGCCGGGCGACCTGGTCTTCTACTACAGCCCGATCAGCCACGTCGGCATGTACATCGGCAGCGGCCTCATCGTGCACGCGGCCAACCCGGGCGTCGGCGTCGTCGTCAGCCCCCTTCACTACATGCCCTACGTCGGGGCCACGCGCCCTGGCTGA
- a CDS encoding DEDD exonuclease domain-containing protein — protein sequence MTTAPATWEEQRSFDEIGRPLRDVTFCVVDLETTGGSPGGGDMITEIGAVKVRGGEVLGEFQTLVNPHTSIPPFIAVLTGITNGMVAEAPAIESALPAFLEFAAGSVLVAHNARFDVGFLRHFADRQGIPWPDFEVLDTVKIARRVVTRDESPNHKLESLARVFRAGTTPNHRALADARATVDVLHGMIERLGGLGVHTLEELQTYSAKVHAAQRRKRHLADRLPHAPGVYLFCDEGSRVLYVGTSRDLRRRVRSYFTASETRSRIGEMVRIATSVTGIECSTALEAEVRELRLIAEHKPAYNRRSKYPEKVTFLKLTREPWPRLSLVKRVLDDDADYLGPFSSRSAAESCLAALHEVFPIRQCNDRFGKQPSRSACVLAEMGRCLSPCDGTTDADTYAAVVRQLRDALLRDPDDVVELVNAKMAALAESERFEEAGVHRDRLASFVRAAARSQRLTSLTRCPEVVAALREDDGRWTVHVVRYGRLAAAGVIPAGADALAYVDQLRAGAETVLPAIGPLPAATAEESERILRWLERPGVRLIDIDGEWTCPVAGAGREVARFG from the coding sequence ATGACCACCGCGCCGGCGACCTGGGAGGAGCAGCGGAGCTTCGACGAGATCGGCCGCCCGCTCCGCGACGTGACGTTCTGCGTGGTCGACCTGGAGACCACCGGCGGCTCGCCCGGCGGCGGCGACATGATCACCGAGATCGGCGCCGTGAAGGTCCGTGGTGGCGAGGTCCTCGGCGAGTTCCAGACCCTGGTCAACCCGCACACATCGATCCCGCCGTTCATCGCGGTGCTGACGGGCATCACCAACGGCATGGTCGCCGAGGCTCCGGCCATCGAGTCGGCGCTCCCGGCCTTCCTCGAGTTCGCGGCGGGCTCGGTGCTGGTCGCCCACAACGCGCGTTTCGACGTCGGGTTCCTGCGCCACTTCGCCGATCGCCAGGGCATCCCCTGGCCCGACTTCGAGGTGCTCGACACGGTCAAGATCGCCCGCCGCGTCGTCACCCGTGACGAGTCGCCCAACCACAAGCTCGAGTCGCTTGCGCGCGTATTCCGGGCAGGCACAACGCCCAACCACCGGGCGCTCGCCGACGCGCGAGCGACGGTCGACGTGCTGCACGGGATGATCGAGCGGCTCGGCGGCCTCGGCGTGCACACGTTGGAGGAGCTCCAGACCTACTCCGCGAAGGTCCACGCCGCCCAGCGCCGCAAGCGTCACCTCGCCGACCGGCTCCCCCACGCCCCGGGCGTCTACCTGTTCTGCGACGAGGGGTCTCGCGTCCTCTACGTCGGCACCTCCCGCGACCTTCGTCGGCGCGTCCGTTCCTACTTCACGGCCTCCGAGACCCGCTCCCGCATCGGCGAGATGGTGCGGATCGCGACCTCCGTCACCGGCATCGAGTGCTCGACCGCGCTCGAGGCCGAGGTGCGGGAGCTCCGGCTGATCGCCGAGCACAAGCCGGCCTACAACCGCCGCTCGAAGTACCCCGAGAAGGTCACCTTCCTGAAGCTCACCCGCGAGCCGTGGCCGAGGTTGTCCCTGGTCAAGCGGGTCCTCGACGACGACGCCGACTACCTCGGGCCGTTCTCGTCACGCTCGGCGGCGGAGAGCTGCCTGGCCGCTCTCCACGAGGTGTTCCCCATCCGGCAGTGCAACGACCGGTTCGGCAAGCAACCGTCGCGCTCGGCGTGCGTGCTCGCCGAGATGGGGCGCTGCCTCTCCCCCTGCGACGGCACCACCGATGCCGACACCTACGCGGCGGTCGTGCGCCAGCTCCGCGACGCGCTGCTGCGTGATCCCGACGACGTCGTCGAGCTCGTCAACGCCAAGATGGCCGCCCTTGCTGAGAGCGAGCGGTTCGAGGAGGCCGGCGTCCACCGCGACCGGCTCGCTTCGTTCGTGCGTGCGGCGGCGCGCTCACAACGGCTCACCTCGCTCACCCGCTGTCCCGAGGTCGTCGCCGCGTTGCGCGAGGACGACGGGCGTTGGACCGTCCACGTCGTCCGCTACGGGCGACTGGCCGCGGCGGGCGTGATCCCGGCCGGCGCCGACGCCCTTGCCTACGTCGACCAGCTGCGCGCCGGCGCCGAGACGGTGCTGCCGGCGATCGGGCCACTCCCCGCGGCGACCGCCGAGGAGTCCGAGCGCATCCTGCGGTGGCTCGAGCGTCCCGGCGTCCGCCTCATCGACATCGACGGCGAGTGGACCTGCCCGGTGGCCGGCGCCGGCCGCGAGGTCGCGCGGTTCGGCTGA
- a CDS encoding Lrp/AsnC family transcriptional regulator yields MITAIVFVQAETARIPEVAEAIAALDGVSEVYSVTGSIDLVALIRVKRHEEIATVVADQLNKVPGVVDTETHIAYRAYSRHDLETAFSLGLD; encoded by the coding sequence ATGATCACCGCCATCGTGTTCGTGCAGGCCGAGACCGCCCGGATCCCCGAGGTCGCCGAGGCGATCGCCGCCCTCGACGGCGTCAGCGAGGTCTATTCGGTGACCGGCAGCATCGACCTGGTTGCCCTGATCCGCGTCAAGCGCCACGAGGAGATCGCCACGGTCGTCGCCGACCAGCTCAACAAGGTGCCGGGCGTGGTCGACACGGAGACGCACATCGCCTACCGGGCGTACTCCCGCCACGACCTCGAGACCGCGTTCTCCCTCGGGCTCGACTGA
- a CDS encoding YgjV family protein has product MDWLAEHWIDALGWGGSALLVYSLLQQRVLRFRTLNLVAGIVLIVFNAILGVWPMVALNVVTSAINLWFIAQLTRQRHDDDVFEVIEVGLNDQYLRHVLDTHADDIRKHQPTFVGHAQSGEEAFVVVRGDETVGVVIVKREADVAHVHLDYVTPRYRDFTPGEFVWRRSDLLRKHGYRRVMTSPDVVDPYYDKIGFRPEGNVFVLDVEAA; this is encoded by the coding sequence GTGGACTGGCTGGCGGAGCACTGGATCGACGCCCTCGGCTGGGGCGGCAGCGCGCTGCTCGTCTACTCGCTCCTCCAGCAGCGGGTCCTGCGATTCCGCACGCTCAACCTGGTCGCGGGCATCGTGCTGATCGTGTTCAACGCGATTCTCGGCGTCTGGCCGATGGTCGCCCTCAACGTCGTCACCTCAGCGATCAACCTGTGGTTCATCGCCCAGCTGACCCGGCAGCGGCACGACGACGACGTCTTCGAGGTGATCGAGGTCGGGCTCAACGACCAGTACCTCCGGCACGTGCTCGACACCCACGCGGACGACATCCGCAAGCATCAGCCGACGTTCGTCGGGCACGCGCAGTCGGGCGAGGAGGCGTTCGTCGTCGTCAGGGGCGACGAGACGGTGGGCGTGGTCATCGTCAAGCGCGAGGCTGACGTCGCGCACGTCCACCTCGACTACGTGACGCCGCGCTACCGCGACTTCACGCCCGGTGAGTTCGTCTGGCGTCGCAGCGACCTCCTGCGGAAGCACGGCTACCGCCGCGTGATGACCTCGCCTGACGTCGTCGATCCCTACTACGACAAGATCGGCTTCCGCCCCGAGGGCAACGTGTTCGTGCTGGACGTCGAGGCGGCGTGA